One window of the Triticum dicoccoides isolate Atlit2015 ecotype Zavitan chromosome 3B, WEW_v2.0, whole genome shotgun sequence genome contains the following:
- the LOC119281118 gene encoding cell division cycle protein 48 homolog gives MTSTAASKKAANRLVVEEAATNDDNSVCNLHPATMEKLSIFQGDIVLLKGKRRHNTVCMALPDDTCEGHKLRINKVARSNLRVRIADVVSVHLCHDAKFGKRVHILPLDDTVEGITGNLFDAYLKPYFVDAFRPVHKGDLFLVRGGMRSVEFKVMEIDPAADYCVVAPDTEIFCEGEPVKREDEERLDDVGYDDVGGMGKPLTLIRELVELPLRHPQLFKSIGVKPPKGILLYGPPGSGKTLIARAVANETGAFFFLINGPEIMSKMAGESESNLRKAFEEAEKNAPSIIFIDEIDSIAPNREKTHGEVERRIVSQLLTLMDGMKARAHVIVMGATNRPNSIDPALRRFGRFDREIDIGVPDEVGRLEVLRIHTKNMKLDEDVNLEVVAKDTHGYVGADLAALCTEAALQCIREKMDVIDLEDDTIDAEILNSMAVTNDHLKTALVGTNPSALRETIVEVPNVTWNDIGGLDGVKRELQETVQYPVEHPEKFEKFGMSPSKGVLFYGPPGCGKTLLAKAIANECQANFISIKGPELLTMWFGESEANVREIFDKARQSAPCVLFFDELDSIATQRGSRVGDAGGAADRVLNQLLTEMDGMNAKKTVFIIGATNRPDIIDSALLRPGRLDQLIYIPLPDEASRHQIFKACLRKSPVAKDVDLGALARFTAGFSGADITEICQRACKYAIREDIEKDMERQRMGKDTMEVDGGQEDEVAQIKASHFEESMRYARRSVSDADIRKYQAFAQTLQQSRGFGTEFRFPAQPQAAEAAVHTSAAAAADEDEDDLYK, from the coding sequence ATGACGAGCACGGCGGCGTCGAAGAAGGCGGCGAACCGGCTGGTGGTGGAGGAGGCCGCCACCAACGACGACAACTCCGTGTGCAACCTCCACCCGGCCACAATGGAGAAGCTCTCCATATTCCAGGGCGACATCGTGCTGCTAAAGGGCAAACGCCGCCACAACACGGTCTGCATGGCACTGCCCGACGACACCTGCGAGGGGCACAAGCTCAGGATCAACAAGGTGGCCCGCTCCAACCTGCGCGTGCGCATCGCCGACGTCGTGTCCGTGCACCTGTGCCACGACGCCAAGTTCGGCAAGCGCGTGCACATCCTCCCTCTGGACGACACCGTCGAGGGCATCACGGGCAACCTCTTCGACGCCTACCTCAAGCCCTACTTCGTAGACGCCTTCCGCCCGGTCCACAAGGGCGACCTCTTCCTCGTGCGCGGCGGCATGCGGAGCGTCGAGTTCAAGGTCATGGAGATCGACCCCGCGGCGGACTACTGCGTCGTGGCGCCCGACACGGAGATATTCTGCGAGGGCGAGCCCGTCAAGCGGGAGGACGAGGAGAGGCTGGACGATGTCGGCTACGACGACGTGGGTGGCATGGGGAAACCGTTGACTCTGATCAGGGAGCTCGTCGAGTTGCCACTCAGGCATCCGCAGCTTTTCAAGTCCATTGGCGTCAAGCCTCCCAAGGGCATCCTCCTCTACGGCCCTCCCGGGTCGGGCAAGACTCTGATCGCCCGTGCGGTGGCCAACGAGACCggggccttcttcttcctcatcaacgGCCCGGAGATAATGTCCAAGATGGCCGGAGAGAGCGAGAGCAACCTGAGGAAGGCCTTCGAGGAGGCCGAGAAGAACGCGCcctccatcatcttcatcgacGAGATCGACTCCATCGCTCCTAACAGGGAGAAGACTCACGGCGAGGTTGAGAGGCGCATCGTCTCCCAGCTGCTGACTCTGATGGACGGCATGAAAGCCCGCGCGCACGTCATTGTCATGGGCGCCACAAACCGTCCCAACAGCATCGACCCCGCCTTGAGGCGCTTCGGGAGGTTCGATCGTGAGATCGACATTGGCGTGCCGGACGAGGTCGGGCGTCTCGAAGTGCTCCGCATCCATACCAAGAACATGAAGCTGGACGAGGACGTCAACCTTGAGGTGGTTGCCAAGGATACGCACGGCTACGTCGGCGCCGACTTGGCCGCGCTCTGCACTGAGGCGGCGCTGCAGTGCATCAGGGAGAAGATGGACGTGATCGACTTAGAGGACGATACCATTGATGCCGAGATCTTGAACTCCATGGCCGTCACCAATGACCACCTTAAGACGGCTCTCGTCGGCACCAACCCGTCTGCACTACGTGAGACCATTGTCGaggtgcccaacgtcacctggaatGATATCGGCGGCCTCGACGGCGTCAAGAGGGAGCTGCAAGAGACCGTTCAGTACCCGGTGGAGCACCCGGAGAAATTCGAGAAGTTCGGCATGTCACCGTCCAAGGGCGTCCTCTTCTACGGGCCACCGGGATGTGGCAAGACCTTGTTGGCGAAGGCGATCGCCAACGAGTGCCAGGCCAacttcatcagcatcaaggggccaGAGCTACTTACCATGTGGTTCGGCGAGAGCGAGGCCAACGTGCGCGAGATCTTCGACAAGGCGCGTCAGTCTGCGCCGTGCGTGCTCTTCTTCGACGAGCTGGACTCCATCGCTACCCAAAGGGGCAGCAGAGTGGGCGACGCCGGTGGCGCGGCGGACAGGGTCCTGAACCAGCTGCTCACTGAGATGGACGGCATGAACGCCAAGAAGACTGTCTTCATCATCGGCGCTACCAATAGGCCGGACATAATTGACTCGGCGTTGCTCCGTCCCGGCCGCCTGGACCAGCTTATCTACATCCCCTTGCCGGACGAGGCCTCGCGGCACCAGATCTTCAAGGCCTGCCTCCGGAAGTCTCCCGTGGCCAAAGACGTCGACCTCGGTGCACTCGCTAGGTTCACCGCCGGCTTCAGCGGCGCCGATATCACAGAGATCTGCCAGAGGGCGTGCAAGTACGCCATCAGAGAAGACATTGAAAAGGACATGGAGAGGCAGAGGATGGGGAAAGACACCATGGAGGTGGACGGCGGTCAGGAAGACGAGGTGGCTCAGATTAAGGCGTCTCACTTCGAGGAGTCGATGAGGTACGCGAGGCGGAGCGTGAGCGATGCTGACATCAGGAAGTACCAGGCGTTCGCGCAGACGCTGCAACAGTCTAGGGGGTTCGGCACCGAGTTCCGCTTCCCAGCGCAGCCACAGGCGGCAGAAGCTGCTGTCCACACCTCCGCGGCAGCTGCTGCTGATGAGGATGAAGACGATCTTTACAAGTGA